The genome window GAGTCATCTTGTCAATCTGTGGGATGACATTGTATGCCAACTGATGAGGGAACTTATTGATATGCTCAGTTTTACCGGTCTCGATGATATCCTTATACTGCTGCTCAAGTTCAGCCATGGCAGCAGCACCGGCACCTGAAGCACTCTGGTAAGAAGAGATATGAATCTTCTTGATATGGCTTAAGTCATCGATAGGCTTCAACACTACTACCATCATGATGGTGGTACAGTTAGGGTTGGCGATGATGTTGCGAGGGCGGTTCAGGGCATCCTCAGCATTTACCTCAGGCACAACCAGAGGCACGTCGTCGCACATACGGAATGCGCTAGAGTTATCAATCATCACGGCACCATACTTGGTGATAGTCTCGGCAAACTCTTCTGAAGTGCCGCCACCAGCAGATGTGAAAGCAATATCGACATCTTTAAAGTCATCGTTATGCTGCAAAAGTTTGACCTCATAGTCCTTTCCCTTGAAGTTGTATTTTCGTCCGGCAGAACGCTCAGAACCAAACAACACCAAATCATCCATAGGGAAATTTCTCTCAGCAAGGATACGCAGGAATTCCTGTCCTACTGCGCCACTTGCACCAACAATTGCTACTTTCATAATCGAATCTTTTAATTTATAAAGTTGTTATAAGTGTAAACTGTGGAAGAGAAAGCCAGCCTCCTTATCATCTTCATGATTCCTCATTTTCTGATAGCTTCATGATTTCTCATTTTCTGATAGCCGGAAACTGCTTATTTTCTCAAATCCGCTGCAAAGTTAAGACTTTTTCTACAATATCAAGCATAAATTCCCAAAAATTATTACTTTTTGCTGCAAATTTATCATTTTTGCTTACTTTTCTGCAAGAATATGCAGAAAAATGGAGAAAAATAGTCGCTATTACGTTTGGCAGTTCAAAAGAAGAATGCAAGCATCCTCATAAAAAATATCAGGAAATCGTGCCTTGGATTATATTCAAGGCACGATAGAGTGCAGGAAAATTGAATTATCTCTCTTGATGAGTCATAATCATCCTCAAAGATTTCTTGCAATCCTCGCACAACCCATGTTTCATGTAAAAGGTATTCTTGCCATGGGCATCCTGCATCAGGCACTTAGGGGCATTCGTCTTACAATGCGGCAAACCGCGAGAATGCAGGAACTCATGGATTGTTACTTTCCATAAGTCATCCTTTCGTTTCAATCGGAAGGTTGAAACCACACAGGCGTCACCAGGCCGGAAACTCAATCCCATGATTCCATAGTTGTATTGTCCATGAATAGAAGTAGAGATGTCTCGATGCGTCAAACCTATCGTTACGATTTCATCATTACCTCCATGCTCTTCATGCAACATTTTCAGGATTTTCCCAGCCCAATACCTGTTTCTTGGTTTGTAGAGACATGAGGCAGGTATTTCTTTCTTGTCTCCAACAAATACAGATGCCTCCACCCAAGCCTTTGGTTTCGTATTGAAAATGATACCCAACTGCTTCACGAGTTCTTCTCTCAACTGTTCTGCCTCCTGATGTGAGAAATTTCCCAAAGGTTTTAACTCAATTACATAACCCAATGGAGGATCTGCAGGGAGACTATCTCCCATTCCCTCATTGCCATGACTCTGATTTCCATTGTAACAACCTGCTAAAAACAGGATTGAGATTCCAGCAATAAACAGCAATAACTTCTTCATAGAATATTCTTTTTATTTGTATTTTGCATAAATCAATATAGGTCTTCTCTTGGAAGATTCCTTGTATATCTGCATCACTTTCTCCACGCAGCTCCTTGATACAGTAAAGCAGCCACGGCTCTCTGTTCCTAGCGGAATATACTCCTTTCCACCGGAGAACCTTGTCACCTTGCCAGCAGAATGAATCAGGATACCACGGGCTTCTGCCAGATAATTGCTCTTGTCGAGCCCTCGAAGGCGAACGCAGTTTTTGAACTTCATTCCACCTTTTCTTATCATGACATATCTTCCAAGACTCGTGCATCCACTTCCAGGGTTATTACTGAACTTTGGTTGGGCTGCTGTATTTCCCTTACCACTTCCATGCATGCAATAGCTGCTCATTACTCTTTTGCCACGCTGCAAGTCATAGATAAAGAACCTCTTCTTGCCAGATGGTTTGGAGAAATCCACGAGGATATAGTAATCCTTACTGTATCCTCGTCTGTCGCAATAATCTCTTACTTGCGTCAGATTCTCACAATCCACCTGATGATACCACTCTTTAGCATCCACCGTATTCTTAAAAAACGGTTTTGTGAACCTATTATAAATAGGTGGAACGAAAAGAACACCGATGACAAGCAGAACCAGTATTCCCAATATAATCAATAACTTCTTCATAATAATGCAAAAGTAGAAAAAAATAAGCAAGTAATGATGCTATCCATACGTGGATTGTATCAAATACTCGCTTATGTGTATGAAATCATCATTGTCTACAACATCAAATCCTTGATGGTTGTACCATTCATGAATCTGCTTAAATCTACCCTTTCTCCAATACCATGCAAATGTCCGGTTTCTGAATACTGCCAGATATTGCACTTTCCTCTGCCGTCGATAGAGGGTTGTCGGGAGTTATAATTGGCGATGAAGAGATAATAACGATTGAACTTCGCCCCCATCTCCTTATTATAGAAGCTCTCGTTGCTATAGATGATAGGATACTTGCCATAGTGTTTCTTCACCAAGTCAGCAAACACCTGTATGCTATCCTGCAGCTGTCGTCCCTTCCATCTTCCCTGGATGCCTTTCTCCTCCACATCCAATACAGGAATCAAGTCCTGTTCACTCTTCTTCACCATCTTTTGGAAATCCAGGAACTGAGCAGTTACTGAAGAGCCGGCAGACATCAGATGATAAGATTCCACCTTCAACCCATATTTACGAGCCAGTCTGATATTTCGGCGATAATGTCGATCCACATATCCCTTACCATGTGTAGCTCTGATATAAACGAACTTGATTCGCTTGTTCTTCGCTATTTCCTTCCACTTGATAACTCCATTGTGTTTCGATACATCAATGCCGTCATATCCGCCATGCGTATAAGGTTGCCCTTTCAATCTATCAACGAACACATCAGAATAAGATGAAGCGATGCCTAACCATCGCTTCACCTTATATGGCGACACCACATACATGATTCCCAGCCCCATACCAGCCAAAACAACCAGGCTGCCTAAGGAAACCAAAGTATATTTTAATCCTTTCTTCATTATATTTTATCTTTTAGTTGTTTTCAGGGGACAAAGATAGTGAATTTATCCGAAACAGCATAGAAAGTTGGGGGATAATTGTATGAAATGGGGGACTGAAAGTACGAAACTCAAATTCTTTAGGATTATTCATAAGAAAAGCAAAAAAAACTTTGGTACTTTCAAATATTAATCGTAATTTTGCAACAAATAAGAGTAACCAAAATTAAGGAGGATTACAATATGACTAAAATAATGTCAAACTCAAAAGAACGACTAAACGATAAAGCCCAACGCTTTTTCGAGGATAGCTGTACTGTTCAAGAACCTACAGTTGCCTATCGTCACGAATATGCAACAGAGGCTCATAACGAATCCGAAGAATATCCTTTTATGACACCATGCAATAATGACGAGTTGGTGAATCATGTCTTAGCTCGTGAAGAAGAATATGCAAGAACAGGCAACGCTGTTGACTTTCTAGAAATGATGGCCGATTTCAAAAACGAATTCGAATGGTAAAGATACGAGTATTACCACCAACCCAAGAAGACATACGCTATTGTATCGAATATGCTAGGGATGAGTTTGGAAGGAAATGCGTTTTGAGATGGAAAAAGGAACTTGAGGCCATATACACTCGTCTCATTATGTTCCCTTTGTCATATTCTCCAGAGCCTATTCTGAAAGATTTTCATCGAGATTATCGTAGCGCACTGCTTATGGACAACTTCAAGCTCATTTATCGCTACGACAAAGATCGTGACGAAATCGTTATTGCTGACATTTGGTACACCAAACGTTCTCAACAAGCATTATTGAGACAATTCAAAAGGAAACTATAAAAACTTAGCGAGCAAAGGAGGGATTCCCCCCTTTTGCTCGCTATATTTTTATCTTCTACCATTTCACCACCACCATAATCCTTATCGTCGATGGGGAAAATATAGTTGCGTATATTACTTTACATTATTGTTCCCTGATAAAGACTTTTCTGAACGTTTTTAAAAGAAAGCATCCAATACTTCCTCAAACACATCATTAGGACTCACTTTATTGAAGAGACACATAGAAGTTTTGAGCTTCAGCACGTCTATTCCGCTTCCCATGATATATTTGATGTCCTTACCCTTGTGGAGCAAGAGCACCTTGCAGCATTGACGGAGTCTGTCACCCAGAATCTCATGTTCAACATAGGCTCTGGCTTCACCCTCGCCATCCAAGCCATAGTATTTTGAATTGTAACTATGTCCGAGCCCCTTCTGCTGTGGGAAGATATACCATATCCAATGGCTTTGTTTTCTACCTCCTTTCAGTTCACTTAAAGCCTGGGTATAGGCAAACTCCTGTGCATCCAGAAAACGCAAGAGATCATAGTGTGGCTGCTGAGCCTTTAGATATCCGATAATGTCCGAAGATGTAGAATCGGACGCCAAGCTTTCACCAGCGACAATTTTCTCATGATCAATTCGTTTGGGGCATTTACCGGGAACGAATAAAGCACTCAAAGACTTCACAAAAGTGACACTTAATTTCAAAAAATTCATCCTTGTTTTAACGTTTTATTAAATTCTACAGCAGTTCCGTTCGCAGATGGATAGGGAGCAATAACCTTCACCTTATTTAGAAGTAGAAGATACGGGAACATACACCCCATAATTCTCACAAACTTCTTTACTGGAAATATACCAAGAATAATCTTTCTCCTTATCCGAAGGGCAGATAGTCATATTTACGAAATTGCTAATTCTCAACTGTAGATACTTGAAATCATGTGCCGACAATATATCGTTAGCACATTCGGTAAAATACGATTCATCTTGCTTTAACTCTTTGGCTCCATTCCAATGAATCTTGACAAGATACTCCTCGCCCGGCATCAATTGAGCTTTACTTCCAAATACAAGTTTCTGTGTTTGCATATCTAGCAAATGTACATAATCCCATACTTCTGCATAAGGAATAACATTTCCCATTTCGAGATAATATTGACCGAACTCATTTCTCTTACGCACTTTCTTATAATCAAATCGAAAATATACACGATCCTCTATCTCTACAAGGTGCCCAGAGATATTTTTTACGCCAATATGATATGTAACGCCAAAGTCGTTTATCATAGAACCATCCAATCTAAATTGCAAGCCATTGGCTACAAAACCATTAAACCATTCTTTTTCCATAATTTTATTCATTATTGATTACTATTTCATTTGTACCTACACAGCCATTAAACCTCAGAAGTTGTTTTCTAGGGGCAAAGATAAAGAATTTATCCGAAACTACAAAGAAAAATAAGGGATAAATGTATAAAAGATGTGCTGGAAATATAAAATGGCAAAACTGATGCTTGACATTGCCTATCAAGCATCAATTTTGCAAAATTAGACAATAATCGGTAGTCAACTAGCCTATTGATTATTTTAATTCACCCTTATCTCAACACTGCGTTAAATTAACATTTAATTATCTGTAAATCAATAACTTATATTAAGAAACGCTTATAAAAATTCAACTATAAAAAGTTGATCAAGTCGCTGATTTTCAGTAACTTTGTAGATCACGACAAATACAATATTACATGAATACAGGACTTGACCAATATATGGATATCTTTAAAGATGCAGTTGAAGATTCAGCTGCAAAGATAACAAAAAGTTTCGAGAAAATACTCATCGAGGTGATAATTTTGTTCATGGTAATACCAAGAAAGATAAATTTCACCCAAATGGGGAGGTATGGCTCGCATGTTGAACAAACCTATCGCAACGCATTCGGCTTGAAAAAGTCGAAGTGCATTGATTGGCTCAAACTTAATGTCTCACTTGCCAAGCGCTTCTTTGGTAAACAGGGAAGATGGGCTATTGCCATTGATCCCAGCTACATCAGCAAAGCTGGCAAGAAAACTCCACATATCGGTCGTTTTTGGTCGGGATGTGCACAGTCTGTTAAACATGGTCTCGAAATCATGGGTATTGGACTCATTGATATTGATACCAAAGACTGCATGATGTTAAGAGCCCACCAGTCGCTAAATAATAAAGAACTGAGTCTTAGAAACAAGACTATGGTAGATTTCTATATCAGCGTCATTAAGCGTTATCCCAAGGCACTCAAGTGTAAAGTTAGACTTGTCATCTGGTAGATGCCGAATGGCAAGAAGAAACTATTCTTCTCTACAGACACCTCACTTTCAGGTGAAGAGGTACTTCTTTATTATAGGACCAGGTTCCAGATCGAATTTTGCTTTTATGACAAGAATATCATTATGTCAAGTTAGACAGATTTGACCTGTGAAAAATTGTTGATTATATGAATTTTACAGCAAAAACTTATCATAAATACTTCTCATAACGTTATATTACAGTATAGGGCATAAGCCCCAAAACTAAATATTATATATTATGCAAGAAGTAAAGATTCAAGTCCTAATGGATCGATGCATCAAGTACTTTGAAGACCATTGTTACACAGAGAATAGAATATCTGTGTATAAATGTCTATGGCGTAAAGGCATCGTCCACTACATGTCGGCTCACGACATTGAGAATTATTCCCCTTCTATTGGTGAAGAGTTCCTGTCAACCTGTCATCATTATGGTGAGATTCGTCACCAGGAGCGTGAAATGATTCGCAGTATTCAAGTCCTTGACGATATGCTTTCGTTAGGGCTTATACGTAAGCGTTGTTTCACTCCTGTTTTCCATACCCTCGATGGGAAGATTGGCATGGAGATGGAAAAACTCATCATCCATCTTACTTCTCTTCGTAGAAGTCTGGTGACTATAAATGACTATCGTTTGTATCTAAGCGAGTTCTTAACTCATCTCAATCTCAGTGGTGTCAACAGTGTGTCCGAGATTGCGGATAAACACATCTTGTCGTTTGTCTCGTCCCATCCGACCAACAAGGTAAACATAGTTTCTGCCCTGCGTGTCCTCTTTCGTTTCTGGAAAGCGGAGCATATTGTAGATGGAAGGTTTGATGGTCTGTTTGACACATATAAGCTGCGCAAGAAAGAGCGTATTCCTTCGTTTTACACAGCAGCAGAGGTAAATATAGTAGAGAACTCCGTGAATAGAAGCAGCGGCGTTGGCAAGAGAAACTATGCAATGTTATTACTTGCATCACGTTTGGGGTTGCGAGCTTCGGACATAGCCAACCTACAGTTCTCTAATATAGACTGGGACAACAATGTACTAACCCTTGTGATGCATAAGACCGGAAAGGTCATAGAGTTGCCATTGCTTGCGGATGTTGGTAATGCCATCATAGATTACTTGCAGCATGGAAGACCTCAGACAGTTTCACAGAATGTATTTCTTTCTTGCAAGGCACCTTATGTGCCAGCAACCAAAAGTATGGTATGCTCTGCAATAAACAACATCATCTGTAAATCCGGAATAGATGTATCGGCCAAGCATCATGGTCCACATTCTCTACGTCATTCTCTTGCAAGCGTCATGCTTGAGAAAGGCACGACGTTACCTGTCATATCCGAATCGCTAGGGCATCGCAGTACGGAAACAACTCTCACTTATCTTAAGATTGACATAAAGTCTTTGATAGAGTGTGCCATTCCTGTACCGCCAGTTCCAGATGCCTTTTACAAACAGAGAGGAGGTGCGTTCTATGGCTGAGCAATTTAAATATTCCAGCGTGTTAGCCTCATATATGAATCATCTTCTTGACATTAAAATATCTGCAGGAATCAGTGCGTTGCGTACCAGATGGATATTGAAAGAGATTGACGACTTTGCCAATGCAGAGTGCCTAAAGGATCCTCATATCAAAGAGGTGTTCTTCAAAAAGTGGAGAGCTACACGTGTGGCGGACTGTGACAGAACTTTATATTCCAAATGTTCCGTATGGTGTCAATTGACAAGACTGATGTGCAGGTGTGGCTGTGTATGCTTCATTCCACGAATGCCCAAGCAACCGAAGTCTGATTTTACTCCGTATATATTCACAAAGGAGCAGATTGGCGCAATCTTTTCTGCAGCGGACGAATATAGACTATATGACATACGCATGGGTACAGCTCTCATAGCCATGCCAGCTCTTCTTCGTTTACTATATAGTACAGGAATGCGTATATCTGAGGCTCTTTCCATCCGCAACAAACATGTTCATCTGGATGAAGGTTACATTCGCTTAGATAAAACCAAGAACGGAAGTGAAAGGATCGTACCTTTATGTGAGTCGATGAAGACGGTACTTACATCTTATATGGAGTATAGAAACAATATGCCCATCAAAGACATAGCTGCAGGAAATGGTTTTTTGTTTGTAAAATCGGACGGGACTAGCATCAAGGCTAATAGTGTATATCAGCATCTGCGCAAATTGCTGG of Segatella copri contains these proteins:
- a CDS encoding type II toxin-antitoxin system RelE/ParE family toxin — encoded protein: MVKIRVLPPTQEDIRYCIEYARDEFGRKCVLRWKKELEAIYTRLIMFPLSYSPEPILKDFHRDYRSALLMDNFKLIYRYDKDRDEIVIADIWYTKRSQQALLRQFKRKL
- a CDS encoding murein L,D-transpeptidase catalytic domain family protein, producing MKKLLIILGILVLLVIGVLFVPPIYNRFTKPFFKNTVDAKEWYHQVDCENLTQVRDYCDRRGYSKDYYILVDFSKPSGKKRFFIYDLQRGKRVMSSYCMHGSGKGNTAAQPKFSNNPGSGCTSLGRYVMIRKGGMKFKNCVRLRGLDKSNYLAEARGILIHSAGKVTRFSGGKEYIPLGTESRGCFTVSRSCVEKVMQIYKESSKRRPILIYAKYK
- a CDS encoding aspartate-semialdehyde dehydrogenase — encoded protein: MKVAIVGASGAVGQEFLRILAERNFPMDDLVLFGSERSAGRKYNFKGKDYEVKLLQHNDDFKDVDIAFTSAGGGTSEEFAETITKYGAVMIDNSSAFRMCDDVPLVVPEVNAEDALNRPRNIIANPNCTTIMMVVVLKPIDDLSHIKKIHISSYQSASGAGAAAMAELEQQYKDIIETGKTEHINKFPHQLAYNVIPQIDKMTPNDYTKEEMKMYNETRKIMHSDVRTSATCVRVSSLRSHSESVWFETEKPLAVEDIRKALEAAPGVTVKDDAQNYVYPMPLESAGKDDVYVGRIRKDLADDNGNTLWLTGDQIRKGAALNAVQIAEYLIKVGNVK
- a CDS encoding site-specific integrase; its protein translation is MDRCIKYFEDHCYTENRISVYKCLWRKGIVHYMSAHDIENYSPSIGEEFLSTCHHYGEIRHQEREMIRSIQVLDDMLSLGLIRKRCFTPVFHTLDGKIGMEMEKLIIHLTSLRRSLVTINDYRLYLSEFLTHLNLSGVNSVSEIADKHILSFVSSHPTNKVNIVSALRVLFRFWKAEHIVDGRFDGLFDTYKLRKKERIPSFYTAAEVNIVENSVNRSSGVGKRNYAMLLLASRLGLRASDIANLQFSNIDWDNNVLTLVMHKTGKVIELPLLADVGNAIIDYLQHGRPQTVSQNVFLSCKAPYVPATKSMVCSAINNIICKSGIDVSAKHHGPHSLRHSLASVMLEKGTTLPVISESLGHRSTETTLTYLKIDIKSLIECAIPVPPVPDAFYKQRGGAFYG
- a CDS encoding glycoside hydrolase family 25 protein translates to MKKGLKYTLVSLGSLVVLAGMGLGIMYVVSPYKVKRWLGIASSYSDVFVDRLKGQPYTHGGYDGIDVSKHNGVIKWKEIAKNKRIKFVYIRATHGKGYVDRHYRRNIRLARKYGLKVESYHLMSAGSSVTAQFLDFQKMVKKSEQDLIPVLDVEEKGIQGRWKGRQLQDSIQVFADLVKKHYGKYPIIYSNESFYNKEMGAKFNRYYLFIANYNSRQPSIDGRGKCNIWQYSETGHLHGIGERVDLSRFMNGTTIKDLML
- a CDS encoding tyrosine-type recombinase/integrase, which translates into the protein MAEQFKYSSVLASYMNHLLDIKISAGISALRTRWILKEIDDFANAECLKDPHIKEVFFKKWRATRVADCDRTLYSKCSVWCQLTRLMCRCGCVCFIPRMPKQPKSDFTPYIFTKEQIGAIFSAADEYRLYDIRMGTALIAMPALLRLLYSTGMRISEALSIRNKHVHLDEGYIRLDKTKNGSERIVPLCESMKTVLTSYMEYRNNMPIKDIAAGNGFLFVKSDGTSIKANSVYQHLRKLLDTCGIPHKGNHHGPRVHDLRHTNAVHALVQMGHKGMDLYASLPILSTCLGHHSLKATEQYVRLTCNMYPELEEQCSEINAFVYPKICKAYDYDD
- a CDS encoding DUF1810 domain-containing protein produces the protein MASDSTSSDIIGYLKAQQPHYDLLRFLDAQEFAYTQALSELKGGRKQSHWIWYIFPQQKGLGHSYNSKYYGLDGEGEARAYVEHEILGDRLRQCCKVLLLHKGKDIKYIMGSGIDVLKLKTSMCLFNKVSPNDVFEEVLDAFF